In Mus musculus strain C57BL/6J chromosome 1, GRCm38.p6 C57BL/6J, a single genomic region encodes these proteins:
- the Brinp2 gene encoding BMP/retinoic acid-inducible neural-specific protein 2 isoform X2: protein MEDSLLQIQDSWATHNRQFEESEEFQTLLKRLPSDRFLNSTAISQYWTMDSNLQHRYQQLGASLKVLLKKMHRIVRRLFNLCKRCHRQPRFRLPKERSLSFWWNRIQSLLYCGESTFPGTFLEQSHSCTCPYDQSSCQGPIPCALGEGPACAHCASDNSTRCGSCNPGYVLAQGLCRPEVAESLENFLGLETDLQDLELKYLLQKRDSRIEVHSIFISNDMRLGSWFDPSWRKRMLLTLKSNKYKPGLVHVMLALSLQICLTKNSTLEPVMAIYVNPFGGSHSESWFMPVNEGNFPDWERTNVDAAAQCQNWTITLGNRWKTFFETVHVYLRSRIKSLDDSSNETIYYEPLEMTDPSKNLGYMKINTLQVFGYSLPFDPDAIRDLILQLDYPYTQGSQDSALLQLIELRDRVNQLSPPGKVRLDLFSCLLRHRLKLANNEVGRIQSSLRAFNSKLPNPVEYETGKLCS from the exons AAGAATTCCAGACCCTGCTGAAGAGGCTCCCCAGTGACCGGTTCCTGAACTCCACAGCCATCTCCCAGTACTGGACCATGGACTCTAACCTCCAGCACCGTTATCAGCAGCTGGGAGCCAGCTTGAAAGTCCTGTTAAAGAAGATGCACCGGATCGTCCGCCGCCTCTTCAATCTCTGCAAGCGCTGTCATCGGCAGCCTCGCTTCCGCCTGCCCAAGGAGAG ATCCTTGTCTTTCTGGTGGAACCGAATCCAGTCCCTTCTCTACTGTGGAGAAAGCACCTTCCCTGGGACGTTCCTGGAACAGAGCCACAGCTGCACCTGCCCCTATGACCAATCTTCCTGCCAGGGCCCCATCCCATGTGCCTTGGGGGAAGGGCCTGCATGTGCTCACTGTGCTTCAGACAATTCCACGCGCTGTGGGAGTTGTAACCCTGGTTATGTGCTAGCCCAGGGACTGTGTCGGCCAGAGGTAGCTGAGTCCCTGGAGAACTTCCTTGGGCTGGAGACAGACCTGCAGGACCTTGAGCTGAAGTACCTGCTGCAGAAGCGAGATAGCCGCATTGAGGTACACTCCATCTTTATCAGCAATGACATGCGCCTGGGCAGCTGGTTTGATCCTTCCTGGAGGAAGCGGATGCTCCTGACCTTGAAGAGCAACAAGTACAAGCCCGGGCTGGTGCATGTGATGTTGGCCTTGTCCTTGCAGATCTGCCTCACTAAGAACAGCACCCTGGAACCGGTCATGGCCATCTACGTGAACCCCTTTGGGGGCAGCCACTCAGAGAGCTGGTTCATGCCTGTTAATGAGGGCAACTTCCCAGACTGGGAAAGGACTAATGTAGACGCAGCTGCCCAGTGCCAAAACTGGACTATTACTTTGGGGAACAGGTGGAagactttttttgagacagtccaTGTTTACCTACGGAGCCGAATCAAGTCCCTGGATGACAGCTCCAACGAGACAATCTACTATGAGCCCCTGGAGATGACTGATCCCTCCAAGAATTTGGGCTACATGAAAATCAACACCTTGCAGGTCTTTGGCTACAGCCTGCCCTTTGACCCGGATGCTATCCGAGATTTAATTCTCCAGCTGGACTACCCGTATACTCAAGGTTCCCAGGACTCTGCACTCTTACAACTCATTGAGCTTAGAGACCGGGTGAACCAACTCTCTCCCCCTGGCAAAGTCCGGCTCGACCTTTTCTCTTGCTTGCTCCGGCATAGGCTCAAGCTGGCCAACAATGAGGTGGGCAGGATCCAGTCCTCCCTGAGAGCTTTTAATTCCAAGCTGCCAAATCCTGTGGAGTATGAGACGGGCAAACTCTGTAGCTAA